One Luteimonas sp. MC1825 DNA segment encodes these proteins:
- a CDS encoding RluA family pseudouridine synthase, whose protein sequence is MTERKPDPPATGGVRTVRIPDDRDGQRLDNFLLGQLKGAPRSLVYKIVRSGQVRVNGGRVKADRRLEAGDEVRIPPVRLEEAGEKGVPGRSLLDAMAASIVFEDARLLAISKPAGIASHGGSGISFGVIETLRALRPGEPLELVHRLDRDTSGLMVVAKKRSALTGLQALMREDGGAGLRKRYLALLTGRMPDGVMSVDAPLHVGLRQGGERHVQVNPAGKASLSHFRVLERLGGHSYCEVRIETGRTHQIRAHARHIGHPVAGDDKYGEPEVNRRLRDQVGLRRMFLHAASLEFALDDGKAPYVLSAPLDPELGEVLDRLR, encoded by the coding sequence ATGACCGAACGCAAGCCCGATCCACCCGCCACCGGCGGCGTCCGCACCGTGCGGATCCCCGACGACCGTGACGGGCAGCGCCTGGACAACTTCCTGCTCGGGCAGCTGAAAGGCGCGCCGCGCTCGCTGGTCTACAAGATCGTGCGCAGCGGCCAGGTACGCGTGAACGGGGGGCGGGTCAAGGCCGACCGGCGCCTGGAGGCGGGCGACGAGGTGCGGATTCCGCCGGTGCGGCTGGAGGAGGCCGGCGAAAAGGGCGTGCCCGGGCGCAGCCTGCTGGACGCCATGGCCGCCAGCATCGTGTTCGAGGACGCCCGGCTGCTTGCCATCAGCAAGCCGGCGGGCATCGCCAGCCACGGCGGCAGCGGCATCAGCTTCGGCGTGATCGAAACCCTGCGCGCCCTGCGGCCGGGCGAGCCACTGGAACTGGTGCACCGCCTGGACCGCGACACCTCCGGCCTCATGGTGGTGGCCAAGAAGCGATCGGCGCTGACCGGGCTGCAGGCGCTGATGCGCGAGGACGGCGGCGCGGGGCTGCGAAAGCGCTACCTGGCGCTGCTCACCGGGCGCATGCCCGACGGCGTGATGAGCGTGGATGCCCCGCTGCACGTCGGCCTGCGCCAGGGCGGCGAGCGCCATGTCCAGGTCAACCCGGCGGGCAAGGCCTCGCTCAGCCATTTCCGCGTGCTGGAGCGGCTGGGCGGACATTCCTATTGCGAGGTGCGCATCGAGACCGGCCGCACCCACCAGATCCGCGCCCATGCGCGGCATATCGGCCATCCAGTCGCCGGCGACGACAAGTACGGCGAGCCCGAGGTCAACCGCCGCCTGCGCGACCAGGTCGGGCTGCGGCGCATGTTCCTGCATGCGGCGTCGCTGGAATTCGCGCTCGACGACGGCAAGGCGCCCTACGTGCTGAGCGCGCCACTCGACCCGGAGCTGGGCGAGGTCCTGGACCGCTTGCGCTAG
- a CDS encoding c-type cytochrome, with the protein MTIAKAARLALVLVATVGLAACGDGTTASGVASATSVNALPVGRIAQGEQQANAKGAATGQSCIDCHGADGNVPLDPTYPKLGGQYRDYLAHALQTYRSGARDHALMSSQARGLDDQQIADLAAYFASRPGQLRDLHGAHAGK; encoded by the coding sequence ATGACGATCGCCAAAGCCGCACGCCTCGCCCTCGTCCTGGTCGCCACCGTCGGCCTCGCCGCCTGCGGCGACGGCACGACGGCCAGCGGTGTCGCATCCGCCACGTCGGTCAATGCGCTGCCGGTTGGCCGCATCGCCCAGGGCGAGCAGCAGGCCAATGCCAAGGGTGCCGCCACCGGCCAGTCGTGCATCGACTGCCATGGCGCCGACGGCAACGTCCCGCTCGATCCCACCTATCCCAAGCTCGGTGGCCAGTACCGCGACTACCTCGCGCATGCGCTGCAGACCTATCGCAGCGGCGCGCGCGACCATGCGCTCATGTCCAGCCAAGCGCGTGGCCTGGACGACCAGCAGATCGCCGATCTCGCCGCGTACTTCGCGTCGCGCCCGGGCCAGCTGCGCGACCTGCACGGCGCGCACGCCGGCAAGTGA
- the rne gene encoding ribonuclease E, whose product MKRMLINATQAEELRVAIVDGQNLYDIDIEQPSKEHKKSNIYKGRITRIEPSLEAAFIEYGAERHGFLPLKEISRDYFASGVDHNKAGIKELLREGQEVVVQVDKDERGNKGAALTTFISLAGRYMVLMPNSPTAGGVSRRIEGEDRAELKKAMDALQIPDDMGVIIRTAGVGRDAEELQWDLDYLLSVWRAVAEAALSKPAPFLIYQESRLIIRALRDYMRADIGEILVDTPEMFEEAKEFVEQVMPHNLRKLRYYTDDVPLFNRFQIESQIENAYERTIRLPSGGALVIDQTEALTAVDVNSARATKGGDIEETAFHTNLEAAEEVARQLRLRDLGGLVVIDFIDMSSSKHQRDVENKLQNALKYDRARVQIGRISRFGLLEMSRQRLRPSLGESSQIVCPRCEGHGRMRSIESLALSIVRVAEEHAMKDNTGQVLVQAPVDIANYLLNEKRSALAEIEQRHASPIVIVADEQLQTPHYEVTRLRANELDEDSAKPSYRRGTPRKVATIALTKANLNVPPPAAITHVQHAHPAPVREQRAAPEVQPEVAPVAAAAPAPAPVAAAGGLMGWLKSLMGGSSSVAQPQGRDAGQQDGRRNDRGERGPRQERDARGGKNGARDGRDGRRDGRRGEQQSGRGRQQDKPQQQAQPQAAKQPAGTGGQQQQARQPRPPRPPRGEGERGQQQGRQRREPANVEAAKAVGSQLSVVDEAILPAAAAVVAPEAASTTATATVQAVEPRPVAQSTPRPAPPAAGDSDEDDDEQQGSADATADDDSADGTGEGPRRRRGRRGGRRRRRGGGEGNAADGQDDGVSAEDAGDVAAADSSQPEFDFEDDEAEAKPARKRRPASPAAAAAAAVIGLDTDAGADEQAHEPRPARMEAVQASAVSTPDVVEPVRAQSGEHATAVSQPAPQVVEAPVVAPTPVVDAPVTEQAQAVNAPVVEPAQVLEAPVVAGEPDVVVAADPVVEPDVVVAPDVIVQPDMAVEPAPTPLGAQPRGLFDAVEPAQPASADMDPGIPAGHPADAGEAAAVASASADTEADSVGEVELEARRHRTPSGDDDQAPRGA is encoded by the coding sequence ATGAAACGCATGCTGATCAACGCGACGCAGGCAGAAGAGCTGCGCGTCGCCATCGTCGACGGCCAGAACCTGTACGACATCGACATCGAGCAACCGTCGAAAGAGCACAAGAAATCCAATATCTACAAGGGCCGCATCACCCGCATCGAGCCCTCGCTTGAAGCCGCCTTCATCGAATACGGCGCCGAGCGCCACGGCTTCCTGCCGCTGAAGGAAATCTCCCGCGACTATTTCGCCTCCGGCGTCGACCACAACAAGGCCGGCATCAAGGAGCTCCTGCGCGAAGGCCAGGAAGTCGTGGTGCAGGTCGACAAGGACGAGCGCGGCAACAAGGGCGCGGCGCTGACCACGTTCATCTCGCTCGCCGGCCGCTACATGGTGCTGATGCCGAACTCGCCCACCGCCGGTGGCGTGTCGCGCCGCATCGAGGGCGAGGACCGCGCCGAGCTGAAGAAGGCGATGGACGCGCTCCAGATCCCCGATGACATGGGCGTGATCATCCGCACCGCCGGCGTCGGCCGTGACGCCGAAGAGCTGCAGTGGGACCTCGACTACCTGTTGAGCGTGTGGCGCGCCGTGGCCGAAGCCGCACTCAGCAAGCCCGCGCCGTTCCTGATCTACCAGGAATCGCGGCTGATCATCCGTGCGCTGCGCGACTACATGCGCGCCGACATCGGCGAGATCCTGGTCGACACCCCGGAAATGTTCGAGGAGGCCAAGGAATTCGTCGAGCAGGTGATGCCGCACAACCTGCGCAAGCTGCGCTACTACACCGACGACGTGCCGCTGTTCAACCGTTTCCAGATCGAGTCGCAGATCGAGAACGCCTACGAGCGCACCATCCGCCTGCCCTCCGGCGGCGCGCTGGTGATCGACCAGACCGAAGCCCTGACCGCGGTCGACGTGAACTCAGCACGCGCCACCAAGGGCGGCGACATCGAGGAAACCGCGTTCCACACCAACCTCGAGGCGGCCGAAGAGGTCGCCCGCCAGCTGCGCCTGCGTGACCTGGGCGGCCTGGTGGTCATCGACTTCATCGACATGTCGTCGAGCAAGCACCAGCGCGACGTGGAGAACAAGCTGCAGAACGCGCTGAAGTACGACCGCGCGCGCGTGCAGATCGGCCGCATCTCGCGCTTCGGGCTGCTGGAGATGTCGCGCCAGCGCCTGCGCCCGAGCCTGGGCGAGTCCAGCCAGATCGTCTGTCCGCGCTGCGAGGGCCACGGCCGCATGCGCAGCATCGAGTCGCTGGCGCTGTCGATCGTGCGCGTCGCCGAAGAGCACGCCATGAAGGACAACACCGGACAGGTGCTGGTGCAGGCCCCGGTTGACATCGCCAACTACCTGCTCAACGAAAAGCGCAGCGCGCTGGCCGAGATCGAGCAGCGCCACGCGTCGCCGATCGTGATCGTCGCCGACGAACAGCTGCAGACCCCGCACTACGAGGTCACGCGCCTGCGCGCAAACGAGCTCGACGAAGACTCGGCCAAGCCGAGCTATCGCCGCGGCACGCCGCGCAAGGTCGCCACCATCGCGCTGACCAAGGCCAACCTCAACGTGCCGCCGCCTGCCGCGATCACGCATGTCCAGCATGCGCATCCGGCACCGGTGCGCGAGCAGCGCGCCGCGCCCGAAGTGCAGCCGGAGGTCGCACCCGTGGCCGCGGCGGCACCTGCCCCGGCGCCGGTAGCCGCGGCGGGCGGGCTGATGGGTTGGTTGAAGTCGTTGATGGGTGGCTCGAGCAGCGTCGCACAACCGCAGGGCCGCGATGCCGGCCAGCAGGATGGACGCCGCAACGACCGCGGCGAGCGCGGCCCGCGCCAGGAGCGCGACGCGCGTGGCGGCAAGAACGGTGCACGCGATGGCCGTGATGGCCGCCGCGACGGCCGTCGCGGCGAGCAGCAGTCGGGCCGCGGCAGGCAGCAGGACAAGCCGCAGCAGCAGGCACAGCCGCAGGCGGCGAAGCAGCCCGCCGGCACGGGTGGTCAACAGCAGCAGGCCAGGCAGCCGCGTCCGCCGAGGCCGCCGCGCGGCGAAGGCGAGCGTGGCCAGCAGCAGGGCCGCCAGCGCCGCGAGCCGGCGAATGTGGAGGCGGCGAAGGCGGTCGGCAGCCAGCTGTCGGTCGTGGACGAGGCGATCCTGCCGGCCGCCGCCGCGGTTGTCGCGCCGGAAGCCGCTTCGACGACCGCCACTGCCACCGTGCAGGCCGTTGAACCGCGCCCCGTCGCCCAGTCCACGCCACGTCCCGCGCCCCCGGCCGCGGGCGACTCCGACGAGGACGACGATGAGCAGCAGGGCAGCGCCGATGCCACGGCTGATGACGACAGCGCCGACGGCACTGGCGAAGGCCCGCGTCGCCGTCGCGGACGTCGCGGCGGCCGTCGCCGCCGCCGCGGCGGTGGTGAAGGCAACGCGGCCGACGGCCAGGACGATGGCGTGTCGGCCGAGGACGCGGGCGACGTAGCCGCGGCCGACAGCTCGCAGCCGGAGTTCGACTTCGAGGACGACGAGGCCGAAGCCAAGCCGGCGCGCAAGCGCAGGCCGGCCTCCCCGGCGGCTGCCGCCGCGGCCGCCGTCATCGGACTGGACACCGACGCAGGCGCGGACGAGCAGGCGCATGAGCCGCGACCGGCCCGGATGGAGGCAGTCCAGGCCAGCGCGGTGTCGACGCCGGACGTGGTCGAGCCGGTCCGGGCGCAGTCCGGGGAACACGCCACCGCGGTGTCGCAGCCGGCGCCACAGGTTGTCGAGGCCCCCGTGGTCGCCCCGACGCCGGTTGTGGATGCGCCCGTGACCGAGCAGGCGCAGGCTGTCAACGCGCCCGTGGTGGAGCCTGCGCAGGTGCTCGAGGCGCCCGTGGTCGCTGGCGAGCCGGACGTGGTGGTTGCCGCCGATCCGGTGGTCGAACCTGACGTCGTCGTGGCACCGGACGTGATCGTCCAGCCTGACATGGCGGTCGAGCCGGCCCCCACCCCCCTCGGTGCACAGCCGCGAGGCCTGTTCGACGCGGTGGAACCGGCGCAGCCGGCCAGTGCCGACATGGACCCGGGCATCCCGGCCGGCCATCCGGCCGATGCGGGCGAAGCCGCCGCAGTGGCCTCGGCCAGCGCGGACACCGAGGCAGACAGCGTGGGCGAGGTCGAACTGGAGGCCCGCCGCCACCGCACCCCGTCCGGCGACGACGACCAGGCGCCACGCGGCGCCTGA
- a CDS encoding efflux RND transporter permease subunit yields MSSRGGEGRDLHHADDVDGTVRADGLVGFAVRRRVTVAMVTVSMLLFGLIALGNLKVNLLPDISYPTLTVRTEYTGAAPQEIETLVSEPVEESLGVVKGLRRLKSVSRTGQSDVVLEFAWGTDMDQASLEVRDKMETLQLPLEVTPPVLLRFNPATEPILRLALSSSAEGDVERELPLLRRYADDDLKKKLETVPGAAAVKVGGGLEDEIQVELDLQKLSQIGLSVAAVVQRLKEENINLSGGRLEQGTQRYLVRTVNQFAGVDEIRGMLVATQAGGSGGAGGADEVARLAAASGDASVMAAAMSAQSAASASNRAVADGRAVRLGDIAEVRQGFKEREAIIRLDGREAVELAIYKEGDANTVATADAVEQRLVQIRKDLPSGIELAVVDDQAKFIRAAISDVRTDALIGGALAILIIFLFLRNAWSTFVVGISLPVSIITTFFFMDQFGLSLNVMSLGGLALATGLVVDDSIVVLESIAKARERGLGVLDAAIVGTREVGMAVVASTLTIIAVFLPLVFVEGIAGQLFRDQAMTIALAVGISLLVALTLIPMLSALKARAPLAFPEEAPHPQWRPEKRWQRPAAATGRGIGWVLHAVFFGIAWALVRAWRLLVAAVGPPMRTASRVAMAPYARAESGYLRVLPKALGRPRLVIGVALAAFVATMAIVPTLGTDLIPQLAQDRFEMTARLPPGTPLRETDALVRQVQQAHADDEGVEVLFGVSGTGTRLDANPTDSGENIGRLTVVMEDGGSRALEADLTEGLRATMQEHPGAQVDFSRPALFSFSSPLEIELRGQDLDDLAAAGQRLAALLRDSPYYADVKSTVEQGAPEIRIVFDQERAGALGLTTRQVADAVVNSVRGEVATRYDFRDRKIDVLVRAQEGERGSVQAIRDLIVNPASARPVRLSAVADVIATTGPSEVHRADQVRVAVVSANLRDTDLGAAVEDVRRLVSENPLGAGIGLHVGGQGEELADSLNSLLFAFALAIFMVYLVMASQFESLLHPFVILFTIPLAMVGAILALLLTGNTVSVVVFIGLILMVGLVVKNAIILIDKVNQLREAGVAKREALVEGARSRLRPIVMTTLSTLFGFMPLALAFGEGAEVRSPMAITVIGGLLVSTLLTLLVIPVVYDLLDRRGDAHYLERGRRARAATGAATGAATDDDGLPA; encoded by the coding sequence ATGAGCAGCCGCGGCGGGGAAGGCCGCGACCTGCACCACGCGGATGACGTCGACGGCACCGTGCGCGCCGACGGCCTGGTCGGATTCGCGGTGCGCCGCCGGGTGACGGTGGCGATGGTGACGGTCAGCATGCTGCTGTTCGGGCTGATCGCGCTGGGCAACCTCAAGGTCAACCTGCTGCCGGACATCAGCTATCCCACGCTGACCGTGCGCACCGAGTACACCGGTGCCGCGCCGCAGGAGATCGAGACCCTGGTCAGCGAGCCGGTGGAAGAGTCGCTGGGCGTGGTGAAGGGTCTGCGCCGGCTGAAGTCGGTGTCGCGCACCGGGCAGAGCGACGTGGTGCTCGAGTTCGCCTGGGGCACGGACATGGACCAGGCCAGCCTGGAGGTCCGCGACAAGATGGAGACGCTGCAGCTGCCGCTCGAGGTCACGCCTCCGGTGCTGCTGCGCTTCAACCCCGCGACCGAGCCGATCCTCCGCCTGGCGCTCAGCAGCAGTGCCGAGGGCGACGTCGAGCGCGAACTGCCGCTGCTGCGCCGCTATGCCGACGACGACCTGAAGAAGAAGCTTGAAACCGTGCCCGGTGCGGCGGCGGTGAAGGTCGGTGGTGGCCTCGAGGACGAGATCCAGGTCGAACTCGACCTGCAGAAGCTGTCGCAGATCGGCCTCTCGGTCGCCGCGGTCGTGCAGCGCCTGAAGGAAGAGAACATCAACCTGTCCGGCGGTCGCCTGGAGCAGGGCACGCAGCGCTACCTGGTGCGCACCGTCAACCAGTTCGCCGGCGTGGACGAAATCCGCGGCATGCTGGTGGCGACGCAGGCCGGTGGCTCCGGCGGCGCCGGCGGCGCCGATGAGGTCGCGCGTCTTGCGGCCGCGTCCGGAGACGCTTCGGTGATGGCCGCCGCGATGTCGGCGCAGAGTGCGGCTTCCGCATCCAACCGCGCCGTGGCCGATGGCCGTGCGGTGCGCCTGGGCGATATCGCCGAGGTCCGCCAGGGCTTCAAGGAACGCGAGGCGATCATCCGCCTCGACGGCCGCGAGGCGGTGGAGCTTGCGATCTACAAGGAGGGCGACGCCAACACGGTCGCCACGGCGGACGCCGTGGAGCAGCGCCTGGTGCAGATCCGCAAGGACCTGCCGTCGGGCATCGAGCTGGCGGTGGTGGACGACCAGGCGAAGTTCATCCGCGCGGCGATCTCCGATGTGCGCACCGACGCGCTGATCGGCGGCGCGCTGGCGATCCTGATCATCTTCCTGTTCCTGCGCAATGCGTGGAGCACGTTCGTGGTCGGCATCTCGCTGCCGGTGTCGATCATCACCACGTTCTTCTTCATGGACCAGTTCGGCCTGAGCCTCAACGTGATGTCGCTCGGCGGCCTGGCGCTGGCCACGGGCCTGGTGGTGGACGACTCGATCGTGGTGCTGGAGAGCATCGCCAAGGCGCGCGAACGCGGCCTGGGCGTGCTGGACGCGGCGATTGTCGGCACGCGCGAGGTGGGCATGGCGGTCGTGGCCTCCACGCTGACGATCATCGCGGTGTTCCTGCCGCTGGTGTTCGTGGAAGGCATTGCCGGGCAGCTGTTCCGCGACCAGGCGATGACCATCGCGCTGGCCGTCGGCATCTCGCTGCTGGTGGCACTGACCCTGATCCCGATGCTGAGCGCGCTCAAGGCGCGCGCGCCGCTGGCGTTCCCGGAAGAGGCCCCGCACCCGCAATGGCGGCCAGAAAAGCGCTGGCAGCGTCCTGCCGCCGCGACCGGACGCGGCATCGGCTGGGTGTTGCATGCCGTGTTCTTCGGCATCGCCTGGGCGCTGGTGCGTGCCTGGCGGTTGCTGGTCGCGGCGGTCGGTCCGCCGATGCGCACGGCCAGCCGGGTGGCGATGGCGCCGTACGCGCGCGCCGAAAGCGGCTACCTGCGCGTGCTGCCGAAGGCGCTCGGCCGGCCACGGCTGGTCATCGGCGTGGCGCTTGCGGCGTTTGTCGCCACCATGGCCATCGTGCCCACGCTCGGCACCGACCTGATCCCGCAGCTCGCCCAGGACCGCTTCGAGATGACCGCGCGGTTGCCGCCCGGCACGCCGCTGCGCGAGACGGATGCGCTGGTCCGCCAGGTGCAGCAGGCGCACGCCGACGACGAGGGCGTCGAAGTGCTGTTCGGCGTCAGCGGCACCGGCACGCGCCTGGATGCCAATCCCACCGACAGCGGCGAGAACATCGGCCGGCTGACCGTGGTGATGGAGGACGGCGGTAGCCGCGCGCTCGAGGCGGATCTGACCGAGGGCCTGCGCGCGACCATGCAGGAGCATCCGGGTGCGCAAGTCGATTTCAGCCGTCCGGCGCTCTTCAGCTTCTCCAGCCCGCTGGAGATCGAGCTGCGCGGCCAGGACCTCGACGACTTGGCGGCCGCCGGACAGCGCCTGGCCGCGCTGCTGCGCGACAGCCCGTACTACGCGGACGTCAAGTCGACCGTGGAGCAGGGCGCGCCCGAGATCCGCATCGTGTTCGACCAGGAACGCGCCGGTGCGCTCGGGCTGACCACGCGCCAGGTGGCCGATGCCGTGGTCAATTCGGTGCGTGGCGAGGTGGCCACGCGCTACGACTTCCGCGACCGCAAGATCGACGTGCTGGTGCGGGCGCAGGAAGGCGAGCGTGGTTCGGTGCAGGCGATCCGCGACCTGATCGTGAATCCGGCGTCCGCGCGGCCCGTGCGCCTTTCGGCGGTGGCCGACGTGATCGCCACCACCGGCCCCAGCGAAGTGCATCGCGCCGACCAGGTGCGGGTGGCGGTGGTGTCGGCCAACCTGCGCGACACCGACCTCGGTGCCGCGGTCGAGGACGTGCGCCGCCTGGTCAGCGAGAACCCGCTTGGCGCCGGCATTGGCCTGCACGTCGGTGGCCAGGGCGAGGAGCTCGCCGATTCGCTCAATTCGCTGCTGTTCGCGTTCGCGCTGGCGATCTTCATGGTCTACCTGGTGATGGCGTCGCAGTTCGAATCGCTGCTGCATCCGTTCGTGATCCTGTTCACCATCCCCCTGGCGATGGTCGGCGCGATCCTGGCCCTGCTGCTGACCGGCAACACCGTCTCGGTGGTCGTGTTCATCGGCCTGATCCTGATGGTGGGCCTGGTGGTGAAGAACGCGATCATCCTGATCGACAAGGTCAACCAGCTGCGCGAAGCGGGCGTGGCCAAGCGCGAGGCGCTGGTGGAGGGTGCGCGTTCGCGCCTGCGCCCGATCGTGATGACCACGCTGTCCACGCTGTTCGGCTTCATGCCGCTGGCGCTGGCGTTCGGCGAGGGCGCCGAGGTCCGCTCGCCGATGGCGATCACGGTGATCGGCGGCTTGCTGGTGTCCACGCTGTTGACGTTGCTGGTGATCCCGGTGGTCTACGACCTGCTGGATCGCCGCGGTGACGCGCACTACCTGGAGCGCGGACGACGCGCGCGTGCCGCGACAGGTGCCGCGACAGGTGCCGCGACCGACGACGACGGGCTGCCTGCATGA
- a CDS encoding 4a-hydroxytetrahydrobiopterin dehydratase, which translates to MSDLIPLAQAHCTPRKGSEHRLSEARVHELLPELPGWALAENGQALTRTFRFPDYYRTMSFVNALAHMANREDHHPDLGVHYDRCVVRYSTHDVGGLSENDFICAARADAIAG; encoded by the coding sequence ATGTCCGACCTCATCCCGCTTGCCCAGGCACATTGCACGCCGCGCAAGGGCAGCGAACACAGGCTCAGCGAAGCGCGCGTCCACGAACTGCTGCCGGAACTGCCCGGCTGGGCGCTGGCCGAAAACGGCCAGGCACTGACGCGCACGTTCCGCTTCCCCGATTACTACCGGACCATGTCGTTCGTGAACGCGCTGGCGCACATGGCCAACCGCGAGGACCACCACCCGGATCTCGGCGTGCATTACGACCGCTGCGTGGTCCGCTATTCCACCCACGATGTCGGCGGGCTGAGCGAGAACGATTTCATCTGCGCCGCGCGCGCGGACGCGATCGCGGGCTGA
- a CDS encoding cytochrome c produces MRPMPIAACLALALASFAPAAIAQQAAAGNAESGRMLTYTCVGCHGIEGYKNAYPHYHVPRIGGQSSEYLVNALTEYRDGTRKHPTMQVQAQSFSEQDIADIAAFISGLTP; encoded by the coding sequence ATGCGACCGATGCCGATCGCCGCCTGCCTCGCCCTTGCCCTTGCCTCGTTCGCCCCCGCCGCCATCGCGCAGCAGGCCGCCGCGGGCAACGCCGAGAGCGGGCGCATGCTTACCTATACGTGCGTGGGTTGCCACGGCATCGAGGGATACAAGAACGCCTATCCGCACTACCACGTGCCGCGGATCGGCGGCCAGTCCAGCGAATACCTGGTCAACGCGCTCACCGAGTACCGCGACGGCACGCGCAAGCACCCGACCATGCAGGTGCAGGCGCAGAGCTTTTCCGAGCAGGACATCGCCGACATCGCCGCCTTCATTTCCGGACTGACGCCGTGA
- a CDS encoding efflux RND transporter periplasmic adaptor subunit translates to MRRRAVGLAVLMLSASLFLQGCRGGADAAAKDEKKAPEAVPVEAVAAAPRAIAASYSGSATLEARAEAQVVSKTSGVALQVLVEEGDAVRAGQVLVRIDADRARLNLAQVDAQMRKLEANFRRASQLVEQQMVSVGDHDQLRYDLENARAAWRLAQLELSYTNVVAPISGVVASRSIKTGNFVQINTPIIRIVDNSRLEATLNVPERDLTTLRAGLPVRMQVDALPGRSFTGVVDRIAPVVEAGSGTFRVVCAFDPDDSALQPGMFARMGIDYDNRANALAIPRTALLEDEGDPAVFVVRDGKAVRTTIETGYVEGAFVEVRKGLDAGDRVVTAGKVTLRDGSAVQVIGDPPAVAAKATTEAGAKAAGQTR, encoded by the coding sequence ATGCGTCGCCGCGCCGTCGGCCTCGCCGTCCTCATGTTGTCCGCCAGCCTGTTCCTGCAGGGCTGCCGAGGCGGCGCCGATGCCGCGGCGAAGGATGAGAAAAAGGCGCCCGAGGCGGTGCCGGTCGAGGCCGTGGCCGCCGCACCGCGCGCGATCGCGGCGAGCTACAGCGGCAGCGCGACCCTGGAGGCGCGCGCCGAAGCACAGGTGGTGTCGAAGACGTCGGGCGTCGCGTTGCAGGTGCTGGTGGAGGAGGGCGATGCGGTACGCGCCGGCCAGGTGCTGGTGCGCATCGATGCCGATCGTGCACGGCTCAACCTGGCGCAGGTCGACGCGCAGATGCGCAAGCTCGAAGCCAATTTCCGCCGTGCCAGCCAGCTGGTCGAGCAGCAGATGGTCAGCGTCGGCGACCACGACCAGCTGCGCTACGACCTGGAAAACGCGCGCGCGGCGTGGCGGCTGGCGCAGCTGGAGCTGTCGTACACCAACGTGGTGGCGCCGATTTCGGGCGTGGTTGCATCGCGTTCCATCAAGACCGGCAACTTCGTGCAGATCAACACGCCGATCATCCGCATCGTCGACAACTCGCGGCTGGAGGCGACGCTCAACGTCCCCGAGCGCGACCTGACCACGCTGCGCGCCGGGTTGCCGGTGCGCATGCAGGTCGATGCGCTGCCCGGCCGCAGCTTCACCGGCGTGGTGGACCGCATCGCACCGGTGGTCGAGGCCGGCAGCGGCACCTTCCGCGTGGTCTGCGCCTTCGACCCCGATGACAGCGCGCTGCAGCCGGGCATGTTCGCGCGCATGGGCATCGACTACGACAACCGCGCCAACGCGCTGGCCATCCCGCGCACCGCACTGCTCGAGGACGAAGGCGACCCCGCGGTCTTCGTGGTCCGCGATGGCAAGGCCGTGCGCACGACCATCGAAACCGGCTATGTCGAAGGTGCCTTCGTCGAGGTCCGCAAGGGCCTGGACGCCGGTGATCGCGTGGTCACGGCGGGCAAGGTCACGCTGCGCGACGGCAGTGCGGTCCAGGTGATCGGCGATCCGCCCGCGGTGGCCGCCAAGGCGACCACCGAGGCCGGCGCCAAGGCCGCCGGGCAGACGCGATGA
- a CDS encoding NfuA family Fe-S biogenesis protein, translating into MIQISESAQTHFRKLIEREAVSGMGVRLAAMRAGTPDADVRLEFAAPDELQGDEWAIDCQGFTLWLDATSVPYLDGAEIDYATLATGGQLQIRAPKIKGQEPDAGASLVERVRWTVEHVVNPQLAQHRGHVDVEEVRADGVVLLRFGGGCHGCGMADVTLKQGIEKTLMERVPGVTAVRDATDHDTGAAPYIPRASA; encoded by the coding sequence ATGATCCAGATCTCCGAATCCGCGCAGACCCATTTCCGCAAGCTGATCGAACGCGAAGCCGTGTCGGGCATGGGCGTACGGCTGGCCGCGATGCGGGCCGGCACACCCGATGCCGACGTCCGGCTCGAGTTTGCCGCACCCGACGAACTGCAAGGCGACGAATGGGCGATCGACTGCCAGGGGTTCACGCTCTGGCTGGACGCGACCAGCGTGCCGTACCTCGACGGCGCCGAGATCGACTACGCCACGCTCGCCACCGGCGGCCAGCTGCAGATCCGCGCGCCCAAGATCAAGGGCCAGGAACCCGACGCCGGCGCGTCGCTGGTCGAGCGCGTGCGCTGGACCGTGGAGCACGTGGTCAACCCGCAGCTCGCCCAGCATCGCGGCCATGTCGACGTGGAGGAAGTCCGCGCCGACGGCGTGGTCCTGCTGCGTTTCGGCGGCGGCTGCCACGGCTGCGGCATGGCCGACGTGACCCTCAAGCAGGGCATCGAGAAGACGCTGATGGAGCGCGTGCCGGGGGTGACCGCTGTGCGTGACGCCACCGACCACGACACCGGCGCCGCGCCGTACATCCCGCGCGCCTCGGCCTGA